A portion of the Polaribacter cellanae genome contains these proteins:
- a CDS encoding sugar porter family MFS transporter, translated as MSIKNTFNYRFLISISLVTAMGGLLFGYDWVVIGGAKPFYEKFFNIADSPSLQGWAMSCALIGCLIGAIFSGILSDKYGRKKLLILAAFLFIVSAIGTGATDTFTIFIMYRIIGGVGIGLASNLSPMYIAEISPSAVRGKFVSLNQLTIVVGILAAQLVNWQLAEPVAINATDLEILNSWNGQTGWRWMFWVEIIPAGLFFILMFFVPESPRWLVKKGNEKKALKTLTLIGGQKYAQTQIDQIRETSKGVIEKVNFKALFKPNVKKILLIGVVIAVFQQWCGINVIFNYADEIFSSAGYGVSAILFNIVITGSVNLIFTFVAIFTVDRWGRRALMLLGAGGLAGIYTLMGAAYFFKISGWPLLVLVITAIACYAMSLAPITWVVLSEIFPNKIRGAAMAVATVALWSACFILTYTFPLLNHFLGASGTFWMYGFISLAGFIFIYKRLPETKGKSLEEIEEEIVDVEKSIKI; from the coding sequence ATGAGTATAAAAAACACTTTTAATTATCGTTTTCTAATCAGTATATCTTTGGTTACAGCCATGGGAGGACTTTTATTTGGATACGATTGGGTAGTAATTGGTGGTGCAAAACCTTTTTATGAGAAGTTTTTTAATATTGCAGATTCTCCATCTTTACAAGGTTGGGCAATGAGTTGTGCATTAATTGGTTGTTTAATAGGTGCCATTTTTTCTGGAATACTAAGCGATAAATATGGTAGAAAAAAACTATTGATTTTAGCAGCATTTCTATTTATCGTATCAGCAATAGGAACAGGAGCAACAGACACATTTACAATTTTTATTATGTATCGAATTATTGGTGGAGTTGGTATTGGTTTGGCATCTAATTTATCGCCAATGTATATCGCAGAAATTTCTCCAAGTGCTGTAAGAGGAAAATTTGTTTCCTTAAATCAATTAACAATCGTAGTCGGAATTTTAGCAGCACAATTAGTCAACTGGCAATTGGCAGAACCAGTAGCCATAAATGCTACAGATTTAGAAATTTTAAACTCTTGGAACGGACAAACTGGCTGGAGATGGATGTTTTGGGTAGAAATAATCCCTGCAGGTTTATTTTTTATATTGATGTTTTTTGTGCCAGAAAGTCCAAGATGGTTGGTAAAAAAAGGAAATGAAAAGAAAGCATTAAAAACACTTACTTTAATTGGCGGACAAAAGTACGCGCAAACACAAATCGACCAAATAAGAGAAACTTCTAAAGGAGTTATAGAAAAAGTAAATTTTAAGGCACTCTTTAAACCAAATGTTAAAAAGATATTATTAATTGGTGTTGTAATTGCAGTATTTCAACAATGGTGTGGAATAAATGTAATTTTTAATTATGCAGACGAAATATTTTCATCAGCAGGTTATGGAGTATCAGCCATCCTTTTTAACATTGTAATTACAGGAAGTGTAAACCTAATTTTTACGTTTGTAGCAATTTTTACAGTAGATCGTTGGGGAAGACGTGCATTAATGCTTTTAGGAGCTGGAGGATTGGCAGGAATTTACACGTTAATGGGAGCCGCTTACTTTTTTAAAATTAGTGGTTGGCCATTATTAGTATTGGTAATTACTGCAATAGCATGTTATGCAATGTCTTTGGCACCAATTACTTGGGTGGTTTTGTCAGAAATTTTCCCCAATAAAATTAGAGGAGCAGCAATGGCTGTAGCAACAGTTGCATTATGGTCTGCTTGCTTTATTTTAACCTATACTTTCCCATTACTGAATCACTTTTTAGGTGCCTCAGGAACTTTTTGGATGTATGGTTTTATTTCTTTAGCTGGTTTTATATTTATCTATAAGAGATTACCAGAAACAAAAGGAAAGTCGTTGGAAGAAATAGAAGAAGAAATTGTGGATGTAGAGAAATCTATAAAAATATAA
- a CDS encoding DUF5107 domain-containing protein has product MNAVKVWKEKVVIPTYEVGEPEKNPVFLENRVYQGSSGKVYPNPVIEKISNTKIDKEWQAVYLENEFVKIMILPELGGRVQMAYDKTKERHFVYYNHVIKPALVGLTGPWISGGIEFNWPQHHRPSTYSPVDFDIEENADGSKTIWCSEVERMFRTKGMAGFTLHPEKAYLEIKVKLYNRTEQPQTFLWWANPAVKVNNDYQSVFPPDVNAVFDHGKRDVSDFPIATGVYYKKDYAPGTDISRYKNIPVPTSYMAINSDYNFVGGFENDSQGGLLHVADNNVSPGKKQWTWGNGEFGKAWDKNLTDEDGPYIELMCGVYTDNQPDFSWMHPFEEKTFSQYFMPYRDLGVVKNATKEAMLNIVFNGGKAVVKFYTLGAYKNSKITLKANGMVFLEEVVDASPKNSYEKIIKIDTSIPETDYKLSLEDEAGNVLVSYQPKDTSGKKLPEPAKPAKSPKEIESIEQLFLRGLHLEQYRHATYNPKEYYLEALRREPTDVRCNNAMGLLLLRAGRFEKAEAYFNKAIETLTERNPNPYDSEAYYNLGQSLKYQERYDKAYKAFYKSAWNAAWQDAAYFHLAQIATLQGKLQLALELIDKSLVRNWHNHKARVLKISLLRKTGKKEEAKKLIEDSLTLDKFNFGAIFESYLIFEESETLQQLKNIIRNNINNYIEFSLDYANAGLYIEAVSLLEIGISTNDTNPLAFYFLSWFYAQYGNENKALELLKDRDANGCFAYRLEAIAALKSAIKLKKDDAKAQYHLGNLWYDKKQYSNAISCWESSKNIDDNFATVHRNLSLAYFNKLDDKEKAVKALERAFELDKTDARVLMELDQLYKRLNYSIEKRLELFNTHPELVEFRDDLYLEKCTIYNHLGEHSKSLDLLISRQFYPWEGGEGKVSGQYLFAIIAIAKKSISNGEFKKAIEFLEKTEKYPNNLGEGKLEGTQENDINYWLGCAYEGLREQQLAENYWEKASEGLSEPSPAIFYNDQQPDKIFYQGLAFQKLNKNEEAKTRFNNLLNYGKTHFNDEVKLDYFAVSLPDLLIWEDDLNNRNKIHCNYLMGLGFLGLKKIAKAQKKFEEVLQENINHDGAVIHQKLIEKNYLHI; this is encoded by the coding sequence ATGAATGCTGTAAAAGTTTGGAAAGAAAAAGTAGTAATTCCTACTTATGAAGTTGGCGAGCCTGAAAAAAATCCTGTTTTTTTAGAAAACAGAGTCTATCAAGGAAGTTCTGGAAAAGTATATCCAAATCCTGTAATAGAAAAAATTAGCAATACAAAAATAGACAAAGAATGGCAAGCTGTTTATTTAGAAAACGAGTTTGTAAAAATAATGATTTTACCAGAATTGGGAGGTCGTGTACAAATGGCGTACGATAAAACGAAGGAACGTCATTTTGTGTATTATAACCATGTTATAAAACCAGCTTTGGTAGGTTTAACAGGTCCTTGGATTTCTGGCGGAATCGAATTTAACTGGCCACAACATCACAGACCATCTACTTATAGTCCTGTTGATTTTGATATTGAAGAAAATGCGGATGGCAGTAAAACCATTTGGTGTAGCGAAGTAGAACGAATGTTTAGAACCAAAGGAATGGCTGGTTTTACCTTGCATCCAGAAAAAGCTTATTTGGAAATTAAAGTAAAATTATACAATAGAACTGAACAGCCACAAACTTTTTTATGGTGGGCAAACCCTGCTGTAAAAGTAAATAACGATTATCAATCTGTTTTTCCACCAGATGTAAATGCGGTTTTCGATCATGGAAAAAGAGATGTTTCCGATTTTCCAATTGCAACTGGAGTTTATTATAAAAAAGATTATGCTCCAGGAACAGATATTTCTCGTTATAAAAATATTCCAGTTCCAACTTCTTATATGGCCATAAATAGCGATTATAATTTTGTAGGCGGTTTCGAAAATGATAGTCAAGGTGGTTTGTTACATGTTGCAGATAACAATGTTTCTCCTGGAAAAAAGCAATGGACTTGGGGGAATGGAGAATTTGGCAAAGCTTGGGATAAAAATCTAACGGACGAAGATGGACCGTATATTGAGCTAATGTGTGGAGTTTATACAGATAATCAGCCAGATTTTTCTTGGATGCATCCTTTTGAAGAAAAAACATTTTCGCAATACTTTATGCCCTACAGAGATTTAGGCGTAGTAAAAAATGCTACAAAAGAAGCCATGCTAAATATTGTTTTTAATGGAGGTAAAGCTGTTGTAAAGTTTTATACTTTAGGTGCTTATAAGAATTCTAAAATAACATTAAAAGCAAACGGAATGGTGTTTTTAGAAGAAGTTGTAGATGCTTCTCCGAAAAATTCTTACGAAAAAATAATAAAAATAGATACTTCTATTCCTGAAACGGATTATAAACTTTCTTTAGAAGATGAAGCTGGAAATGTGTTGGTTTCATATCAGCCAAAAGACACTTCAGGTAAAAAATTACCAGAACCAGCAAAACCAGCAAAATCTCCAAAAGAAATAGAAAGTATTGAGCAATTATTTTTGAGAGGTTTGCATTTAGAGCAATATAGGCACGCAACTTACAACCCAAAAGAATACTATTTGGAGGCCTTAAGAAGAGAACCAACTGACGTTCGATGCAACAATGCAATGGGTTTGTTATTGTTAAGAGCAGGACGATTTGAAAAAGCGGAAGCGTATTTTAACAAGGCAATTGAAACGTTAACAGAGAGAAATCCGAATCCTTATGATAGTGAGGCTTATTATAATTTAGGGCAATCTTTAAAATATCAAGAAAGATATGATAAGGCTTACAAAGCATTTTATAAATCTGCTTGGAATGCTGCTTGGCAGGATGCAGCGTATTTTCATTTGGCGCAAATTGCCACTTTACAAGGTAAGTTACAATTGGCTTTAGAGTTGATTGATAAATCGTTGGTAAGAAATTGGCACAACCATAAAGCACGTGTTTTAAAAATTTCTTTATTAAGAAAAACAGGTAAAAAGGAGGAAGCAAAAAAGTTAATTGAAGATAGTTTGACTTTGGATAAATTTAATTTTGGAGCAATTTTTGAAAGCTATTTAATTTTTGAAGAATCAGAAACTCTTCAGCAATTAAAAAATATCATAAGAAATAACATCAATAATTATATTGAATTTTCTTTAGATTATGCAAATGCAGGGCTTTATATAGAAGCGGTTTCGTTGCTCGAAATAGGAATTTCTACAAACGATACAAATCCGTTGGCATTTTATTTTCTTTCTTGGTTTTATGCCCAGTATGGAAATGAGAATAAAGCGTTAGAATTATTGAAAGACAGAGATGCAAATGGATGTTTTGCATACAGATTAGAAGCGATTGCTGCATTAAAATCGGCAATTAAATTAAAAAAAGACGATGCCAAAGCACAGTATCATTTAGGAAATTTATGGTACGATAAAAAACAATATTCAAATGCAATTTCTTGTTGGGAATCTTCAAAAAATATAGATGATAATTTCGCAACAGTCCATAGAAATTTGTCTTTGGCGTATTTTAATAAGTTAGATGATAAAGAAAAAGCAGTAAAAGCTTTAGAGAGAGCTTTTGAGTTAGATAAAACCGACGCAAGAGTTTTAATGGAACTGGATCAACTGTACAAAAGATTGAACTATTCAATTGAAAAGCGATTGGAATTATTTAATACACATCCAGAATTGGTAGAGTTTAGAGACGATTTATATCTCGAAAAATGTACCATTTATAATCATTTAGGTGAACATTCGAAAAGTTTAGATTTGTTAATAAGCAGACAATTTTATCCTTGGGAAGGAGGAGAAGGGAAAGTTTCTGGGCAGTATTTGTTTGCAATTATTGCAATTGCTAAAAAATCCATTTCAAACGGAGAATTTAAAAAAGCCATTGAGTTCCTTGAAAAAACCGAAAAATATCCCAATAATTTAGGAGAAGGGAAATTAGAAGGAACCCAAGAAAACGATATAAATTATTGGTTGGGTTGTGCTTATGAAGGTTTGCGAGAACAGCAATTGGCAGAAAACTATTGGGAAAAGGCTTCAGAAGGATTATCAGAACCATCTCCAGCGATTTTTTATAATGACCAACAACCAGATAAAATATTTTATCAAGGTTTGGCTTTTCAAAAATTAAATAAAAATGAAGAAGCAAAAACAAGGTTTAATAATTTATTAAATTACGGAAAAACTCATTTTAATGATGAAGTAAAATTAGATTATTTTGCAGTTTCGTTGCCAGATTTGTTAATTTGGGAAGACGATTTAAACAATAGAAATAAAATCCATTGTAATTATTTAATGGGATTAGGTTTCCTTGGTTTAAAAAAAATAGCAAAAGCTCAAAAAAAGTTCGAGGAAGTATTACAAGAAAACATCAATCATGATGGTGCTGTAATTCATCAAAAATTAATAGAAAAAAATTACTTACATATATAA
- a CDS encoding sugar-binding domain-containing protein: MKKITIIFILLIAFSTVLKAQNILNLQGTWHVQLDKSKVKKQMQLPGSLAEAAIGEKTVGSDFGILTPAYKYIGVAWYEREFTVPKNWKNKTIEVFLERVLWESQVYIDGRKFTTQDGLGTPHIHPIGKLKPGKHKISIRVNNDMIHNIGDKGHAYGEYTQSIWNGIVGKIELIANDPSFIKSIRTFPLVDKDQLKLDVAIISSEKRKGTFLIEIIDVKTNKIAFKTKEKEKLVVGENSKEIVLNLKGKLKKWSEFTPEVYNLKVTLNVGKNNDIYETEFGFVQFSHDGTRVTVNGKPVFLRGNLDCVHFPLTGYPSTKVEDWIRIFEIYKDYGLNHVRYHSWCPPEAAFKAANRVGIYMQAEASIWIDWWMSEDMKKKGRPEMDTKGHPKGLGKDSKRDKFVIAEMNRVVDYYGNNPSFTMFCIGNELGNSDFDVMKNWIADLKKKDPRRLYAISTARKITTVDDYMATHYIPNVGRTRGLNGPGTDWDFEAVYNKMNIPIIAHEIGQWPVYPSWTEIDKYTGVLKARNFEEFRAVAQKNGIVDQDEDFKMASGALNQIMYKYETESFLRTKSCAGVQLLSMQDYQGQGEALIGWLDAHWDSKGITTPEKFREHFTETVPLLRMKKFIWSTDEVYQAKAQLSHYGNNAIKNGVVQMKILTSEGKVLKEDAWNINNVKIGSLINLGNISFPLNEITNADELTISLQLKGTEYKNEWQIWVFPKELPKVDNSAILISDQLDDKTLQALENGAKVLLVANNLGTTENSVNVGFYPLYWSLTFFPGQGKTNIGMLLKDKHPAFDKFPTKFHSDWQWETFKNKTKGFILNDLPANYKPIAQVVDDFHRNNKEGAIFEFKVGKGKLLISGFDLNNTKNVVANQLKYSLTAYMKTSDFAPEQSVSIPFIKNLFPLIPQVEDVATNSQFKNVILEINAAGNFNEKETNKPWKPALDIVEVSKDTKYKVKANGFWKDNVVTVWYGEEITIEIECPAGILGTFYVEFNDWNKQGREGFLEFEGRKVKLGNHQGKEGKWVKFHVMREDSNDGKLILKTKATKGNNLMISKIVLSKE; this comes from the coding sequence ATGAAGAAAATAACAATCATATTTATCTTATTAATAGCTTTTTCCACAGTTTTAAAAGCGCAAAATATATTAAATCTACAAGGAACTTGGCATGTTCAGTTAGATAAAAGCAAAGTAAAAAAACAAATGCAATTGCCAGGAAGTTTGGCAGAAGCCGCAATTGGAGAAAAAACGGTGGGTTCCGATTTTGGAATTTTAACCCCGGCTTATAAATACATTGGAGTCGCTTGGTACGAAAGAGAATTTACAGTTCCAAAAAATTGGAAAAATAAAACAATTGAAGTTTTTTTAGAACGTGTTTTATGGGAATCTCAAGTGTATATCGATGGTAGAAAATTTACCACACAAGATGGTTTGGGAACGCCTCATATTCATCCAATTGGAAAATTGAAGCCAGGAAAACACAAAATTTCAATCCGAGTAAATAACGACATGATTCATAATATTGGCGATAAAGGGCATGCTTATGGAGAATATACCCAAAGTATTTGGAATGGAATTGTGGGAAAAATCGAATTAATTGCAAACGATCCTTCATTTATAAAATCGATTCGAACGTTTCCTTTGGTAGATAAAGATCAATTAAAATTAGATGTTGCAATTATTTCATCAGAAAAAAGAAAAGGAACTTTTTTAATAGAAATTATTGATGTAAAAACAAATAAAATAGCCTTTAAAACCAAGGAGAAAGAAAAATTGGTTGTCGGAGAAAATTCAAAAGAAATTGTTTTGAATTTGAAAGGAAAACTAAAAAAATGGTCCGAATTTACACCAGAAGTTTATAATTTAAAAGTAACCTTAAATGTAGGGAAAAATAACGATATTTACGAAACAGAATTTGGTTTTGTACAATTTTCGCACGATGGAACCAGAGTTACCGTAAACGGAAAACCAGTTTTTTTAAGAGGCAATTTAGACTGTGTGCATTTTCCATTAACAGGTTATCCATCTACAAAAGTAGAAGATTGGATAAGAATTTTCGAGATTTATAAAGATTACGGATTAAATCATGTTCGTTACCATTCTTGGTGTCCACCAGAAGCAGCATTTAAAGCCGCAAACAGAGTGGGAATTTATATGCAAGCAGAAGCTTCTATTTGGATAGATTGGTGGATGAGTGAAGATATGAAGAAAAAAGGGAGACCAGAAATGGATACAAAAGGGCATCCAAAAGGTTTAGGAAAAGATTCCAAAAGAGACAAATTTGTAATTGCAGAAATGAATAGAGTCGTAGATTATTATGGAAATAACCCATCATTTACCATGTTTTGTATTGGAAACGAGTTAGGAAATTCAGATTTCGATGTAATGAAAAACTGGATTGCAGACCTTAAAAAGAAAGATCCAAGAAGACTATACGCAATTTCTACTGCAAGAAAAATAACAACAGTAGACGATTATATGGCAACACATTACATACCAAATGTTGGTAGAACAAGAGGTTTAAATGGTCCTGGAACAGATTGGGATTTCGAGGCTGTATATAATAAAATGAATATTCCAATTATTGCACATGAAATTGGGCAATGGCCAGTATACCCATCTTGGACAGAAATCGATAAATATACAGGAGTTTTAAAAGCAAGAAATTTCGAAGAGTTTAGAGCTGTTGCTCAGAAAAACGGAATTGTAGATCAAGATGAAGATTTTAAAATGGCATCTGGAGCATTAAATCAAATTATGTATAAATATGAAACAGAATCTTTCTTAAGAACAAAAAGTTGTGCAGGAGTGCAATTACTAAGCATGCAAGATTACCAAGGACAAGGAGAAGCTTTAATAGGTTGGTTAGATGCTCATTGGGATAGTAAAGGAATTACCACACCAGAAAAATTTAGAGAACATTTTACAGAAACCGTTCCATTACTTCGAATGAAGAAATTTATATGGTCTACAGACGAGGTTTACCAAGCAAAAGCACAACTATCTCATTATGGAAATAATGCGATTAAAAATGGAGTTGTGCAAATGAAAATTCTTACTTCCGAAGGAAAAGTATTAAAAGAAGATGCTTGGAATATTAATAATGTTAAAATTGGCTCGTTAATAAATTTAGGGAATATTTCTTTTCCATTAAATGAGATTACAAATGCAGATGAACTTACGATTTCTTTACAATTAAAAGGAACAGAATATAAAAACGAATGGCAAATTTGGGTGTTTCCAAAAGAGTTGCCTAAAGTAGATAATAGTGCCATTCTTATTTCAGATCAATTAGATGATAAGACTTTACAGGCATTAGAAAACGGAGCAAAAGTTTTATTGGTTGCAAATAATTTAGGAACTACAGAAAACAGTGTAAATGTTGGTTTTTATCCTTTGTATTGGTCGTTAACTTTTTTCCCTGGTCAAGGAAAAACCAATATTGGAATGTTGTTAAAAGACAAACATCCAGCCTTCGATAAATTTCCAACAAAGTTTCATAGCGATTGGCAATGGGAAACGTTTAAAAATAAAACAAAAGGCTTTATTTTAAACGATTTACCAGCAAATTATAAGCCTATTGCTCAGGTTGTAGACGATTTTCATAGAAATAATAAAGAAGGTGCAATTTTCGAATTTAAGGTAGGAAAAGGAAAGTTATTAATCTCTGGTTTCGACCTAAATAATACTAAAAACGTAGTTGCAAATCAGTTGAAATATAGTTTAACAGCATATATGAAAACATCGGATTTTGCTCCAGAACAATCCGTAAGTATTCCTTTTATTAAAAATCTTTTTCCGTTAATACCACAAGTGGAAGATGTGGCTACCAATAGTCAATTTAAAAACGTAATTCTTGAAATAAACGCTGCAGGAAATTTTAATGAAAAAGAAACCAATAAACCTTGGAAACCAGCATTAGATATTGTTGAAGTTTCTAAAGATACAAAATACAAGGTAAAAGCAAATGGTTTTTGGAAAGACAATGTTGTAACAGTTTGGTATGGAGAAGAAATAACAATAGAAATTGAATGTCCTGCCGGAATTTTAGGAACTTTTTACGTAGAATTTAACGATTGGAACAAGCAAGGAAGGGAAGGTTTCTTAGAGTTTGAAGGAAGAAAAGTAAAATTAGGAAACCATCAAGGGAAAGAAGGAAAATGGGTGAAATTTCACGTAATGAGAGAAGATAGTAATGATGGTAAATTAATTCTAAAAACAAAAGCAACAAAAGGTAATAATTTAATGATTTCTAAAATTGTTTTGTCGAAAGAATAG
- the thiM gene encoding hydroxyethylthiazole kinase — protein sequence MATSIWNNIVLVRKTSPLVHNVTNYVVMNNTANALLAVGASPIMAHAHQEIDEMVGLCEAMVINIGTLDEYWVQSMLTTAEKANALKKPFVLDPVGAGATHYRDRTLAKLIALRPTVIRANASEILALAKFNATKTKGVDSTAQSTEAIEAAKVLNQTFGATICISGETDIIISKGQQVRVKNGNSLMTKVTGLGCSATAIIGAFIAVIEDRTAAVTAATALMGVCGEIAAKSAKGPGSLQMLLLDKLYNITEEEFMHHIQLEKI from the coding sequence ATGGCAACTTCTATCTGGAACAATATTGTACTTGTCCGCAAAACATCACCTTTGGTTCATAACGTCACCAACTATGTCGTAATGAACAATACCGCCAATGCTTTATTGGCTGTTGGAGCCTCACCAATTATGGCTCATGCGCACCAGGAAATTGACGAAATGGTCGGTCTGTGTGAAGCGATGGTAATTAACATAGGGACTCTAGATGAATATTGGGTACAATCTATGCTAACTACTGCAGAAAAAGCAAATGCGTTAAAAAAACCTTTCGTTTTAGACCCTGTTGGAGCTGGGGCAACCCATTATCGAGATCGTACACTGGCTAAATTAATAGCTTTACGACCAACGGTAATTAGAGCCAACGCCTCAGAAATTTTGGCACTTGCTAAATTTAATGCAACCAAAACAAAAGGAGTGGATAGTACCGCTCAAAGTACTGAGGCCATTGAAGCGGCCAAGGTACTCAACCAAACTTTTGGGGCAACGATCTGTATATCGGGAGAAACGGATATCATTATCTCAAAAGGACAGCAAGTACGGGTTAAAAACGGAAACAGCCTAATGACAAAAGTAACAGGGTTGGGCTGTTCTGCAACCGCAATTATAGGGGCGTTTATAGCTGTAATAGAGGATAGAACAGCAGCTGTAACCGCTGCAACTGCTCTAATGGGTGTCTGTGGGGAAATTGCTGCTAAAAGCGCAAAAGGGCCCGGAAGTTTACAAATGCTACTGCTCGACAAACTGTATAACATTACAGAAGAGGAATTTATGCATCATATACAACTAGAAAAAATATGA
- the thiE gene encoding thiamine phosphate synthase, translated as MTKENFPFKLYLVLSEKGCAERHFLTVAEQAILGGVDIVQLREKKASTQEFVEKAFRLQDVLAKTGTPLIINDNLEVAQKVKAYGIHVGNNDIAPSYISAVWKDCRSIGYSIEFLEQLNTKEAEVSDCLAVSPVFKTSTKKNTITEWGLQGVSEIRNLTDKPLIAIGNMNSLNVSNVIKAGADCIAVASAICLAKDPMKAAIEIRNQIEKAL; from the coding sequence ATGACGAAAGAAAACTTTCCCTTTAAACTGTATTTAGTGCTTTCAGAAAAAGGTTGTGCAGAAAGACATTTCCTAACAGTAGCGGAACAAGCCATTTTGGGAGGTGTAGATATTGTGCAATTGAGAGAGAAAAAAGCCTCTACCCAAGAGTTTGTTGAGAAAGCCTTCCGTTTACAGGATGTTCTTGCTAAAACCGGCACACCATTGATAATAAATGATAATTTAGAAGTGGCCCAAAAAGTTAAGGCCTATGGAATACACGTAGGAAATAACGACATAGCACCATCATATATTAGCGCTGTGTGGAAGGACTGTAGGTCTATTGGGTATTCCATTGAATTTCTAGAACAGCTCAATACTAAAGAAGCGGAGGTTTCCGACTGTTTGGCGGTAAGTCCTGTATTTAAAACATCCACAAAAAAAAATACCATAACCGAATGGGGGTTACAAGGCGTTTCAGAAATCCGAAACCTAACCGATAAACCATTGATTGCCATAGGTAATATGAATTCGTTAAATGTATCTAACGTCATAAAAGCAGGAGCCGATTGCATTGCTGTAGCCTCGGCAATCTGCTTGGCAAAAGACCCTATGAAGGCAGCAATAGAAATTAGAAATCAAATTGAAAAAGCATTATGA
- the thiD gene encoding bifunctional hydroxymethylpyrimidine kinase/phosphomethylpyrimidine kinase — protein MKKYRYTSTLTIAGFDPSGGAGIQADIKTISALGCFATSVLTALPVQNTMGVNTIYPIPYKAVKEQIAVILEDIFPDALKIGMVHTCELVNTIVNTLGKYPKIPLVFDPVMVATSGHKLIEDETIQSIVNKLFPIADIITPNLDEAEILANMKIETIEDMYLAGKKIKGLGAKNILLKGGHLKTARLTSLFFSGDGKVYEFHFKKYDTKNTHGSGCSLSSAIASYLAQGKSMLDAVTLGQDYTKEAIYHGRDVIIGKGNGPLNHFFNPQKLIKNELVH, from the coding sequence ATGAAAAAATATAGGTACACATCAACTCTTACCATTGCAGGTTTCGATCCAAGTGGAGGCGCTGGCATACAGGCAGACATTAAAACCATCTCGGCTCTGGGCTGTTTTGCCACTTCAGTATTAACGGCCTTACCCGTTCAGAATACAATGGGCGTAAATACCATTTACCCAATTCCCTATAAAGCTGTAAAAGAACAAATTGCGGTAATACTGGAAGATATTTTTCCTGATGCCCTAAAAATAGGCATGGTGCATACCTGCGAACTGGTTAACACCATAGTTAACACTTTGGGTAAATACCCTAAAATACCGCTGGTTTTTGATCCTGTTATGGTAGCTACCAGTGGCCATAAATTAATAGAGGACGAGACCATTCAAAGCATTGTTAACAAACTTTTTCCCATAGCAGATATTATTACGCCCAATCTTGATGAAGCCGAAATATTGGCCAACATGAAAATTGAAACCATTGAAGACATGTACCTGGCTGGCAAAAAGATTAAAGGATTAGGAGCTAAAAATATATTGCTAAAGGGAGGTCACCTGAAAACGGCTCGGCTTACGTCCTTATTTTTTAGTGGAGATGGTAAGGTTTACGAGTTTCATTTCAAAAAATATGACACAAAGAATACCCATGGTTCGGGCTGTAGTTTATCATCTGCAATCGCGTCTTATTTGGCGCAAGGAAAATCAATGTTGGATGCTGTTACATTGGGGCAAGATTATACAAAAGAGGCAATCTACCATGGTAGGGACGTTATCATTGGTAAAGGCAATGGTCCGTTAAATCACTTTTTCAATCCACAAAAACTTATTAAAAATGAATTGGTCCACTAA
- the tenA gene encoding thiaminase II — MNWSTNVWKQIQPIYNRILNMPFIAELTDGTLPKEKFKFYMAQDSHYLEHFGRSLSLIASRIENINDTLTFIRFAEGAIVVENALHESYFKDFNLTDKGSMQPSCHHYAHTLKSTATLANIEVAVAAVLPCFWIYREVGHYITTNLKSVNNPYQKWIDTYGGEEFNTLVEQAIKITDRLALNCTKAQQNLMTDAFITSSHLEYQFWDGAYNLRTW; from the coding sequence ATGAATTGGTCCACTAATGTCTGGAAACAAATACAGCCCATTTATAACCGTATTTTAAACATGCCATTTATTGCAGAATTAACAGATGGCACTTTACCCAAAGAAAAATTTAAATTCTACATGGCGCAAGATTCGCATTATTTAGAACACTTTGGCAGAAGCCTATCTTTAATTGCAAGTCGAATTGAAAATATAAACGATACTCTTACCTTTATCCGTTTTGCAGAAGGTGCCATTGTTGTAGAAAACGCACTTCATGAGTCCTATTTTAAAGACTTTAATTTAACCGATAAAGGTAGTATGCAGCCCAGTTGTCATCACTATGCCCACACTTTAAAAAGTACGGCAACTTTAGCAAATATAGAAGTAGCTGTTGCTGCAGTACTGCCCTGTTTCTGGATTTATAGAGAGGTAGGGCATTATATTACTACAAATCTAAAGTCGGTAAATAATCCGTACCAAAAGTGGATAGACACCTATGGAGGGGAGGAATTCAATACTTTAGTAGAACAGGCAATAAAGATTACAGATCGGTTGGCTTTAAATTGTACAAAAGCCCAACAAAATTTAATGACGGACGCTTTTATTACTTCGAGCCATTTAGAATATCAATTTTGGGATGGTGCCTACAATTTAAGAACATGGTAA